The genomic interval caaaattgtactccatattcaaggtgtggtcttactaatgctttgtaaaggggcataattatgtttacttcccttccatctattgcccgtttgatgcaagataagatcttgtttgcctttgcagctactgcatgacattgggcactattgctaagcctgctgtctacaagcactcctaaatccttctccatcaaggattcccccaatatatctccactttaatttgtaagtcgcctttttattcttgcatcccaaatgcataaccttacatttatctgtattaaacctcatctgccatttacctgcccacgtttccaatctctccaagtccttatggagagaaattacatcctgctctgattctattaccttacacaatttagtatcatcagcaaagatggagactttgctctcgatcccaacctcaaggtcattaataaacaagtaaaaaagcaggggtcccagaaccgatccctgaggtactccactcacgactttagcccaacctgaaaatgttccatttatgacaaccctgtcgtctgtcctttaaccagttttcaatctggGTGCTTGTGTACAATAGTTTTAACTTGGTTACTGCACCAATTGTACTGTGACACAAACAAAGGAACTTGATCCCTTTATTGATTGTTTAAGTTAATTCGACCCTTACAGTTTGCAGAATTATCATTTttggtcataaatcccctgttagGTCTAAATTTGGAACATTGATCTGGTGTAAGGGTATGTCTTTCTATGTTTGAAACCTCATTAAAGGCCTCTTCCAGATCTTGCTTTTTATATCCACTTTCCAAAAAAAACCGCACTTAGTTCCACAGACTGCTGCACAAAATTATGTGAAGTGGAGCAATTTCTCCGCAGTCTGAGGAATTGTCCTTTGGGGATTCCTTTGATAACAGCCCGGGGGTGGCAGCCGTCCGCCCTGGATTGTGTTCCTGGAATTAATATTCTGGAACACATCCGTTTGTATGGTTTTACTCAAATCAATATACAACAGGAGGTCCAGACAGTCAATGTGGTGAAAATTTAAATGAGTGAAAACTAAATTGTAAGTATTATCATTAAGATtatccagtgattcccaaccagggttccgcgctccgtggagcagtcccaggggttccgcgctccgtggagcagtcccaggggttccgcgctccgtggagcagtcccaggggttccgcgctccgtggagcagtcccaggggttccgcgctccgtggagcagtcccagggttccgcgctccgtggagcagtcccaggggttccgcgctccgtggagcagtcccagggttccgcgctccgtggagcagtcccaggggttccacgctccgtggagcagtcccagggttccgcgctccgtggagcagtcccaggggttccgcgctccgtggagcagtcccaggggttccgcgctccgtggagcagtcccaggggttccgcgctccgtggagcagtcccagggttccgcgctccgtggagcagtcccagggttccgctctccgtggagcagtcccagggttacacgctccgtggagcagtcccagggttccgcgctccgtggagcagtcccaggggttccgcctagCCTGCTGCTAGCGAGCGCATGCGTGTGTACAGTCCTCGCTTCCGCCGACTCCTGCCCGCAACCGCCTCCTGCCCCCAGTCGCATCCTGCACCCCGCCTCTGCCACCTGAGGTAGGCGGGGATTATGGTCCCTGCGCAGCCGCGAAAGAACGAGCGCGCTACCGTGCGTGCTTCTGCAGCCCAAGCGGTTTGTGAGCTTGGCTGCAGTAGATCGTAGACGCATTGTGGTGGCAAGCCGgatgcgtcacgaagctggtttgccctcaagtgcgctgacgtcacgcggcatccacctgaaaataaaaaatgtgttttattttcaaAACGCGGCTGTGTCAATGTGGCTCTCCGCCTGTCGGCGCGCAGGCATGGGGGTAGGTGCCATAAGAAAATACAGCAAGTGTGCTTGCCGGGTGCACGCACGCAAGCGCGTGCACGCAGCGAGGCCGGCACCATAATCTGGGCCGTAagcataaggggagagagagggagatgcaggggggggggggggggaggtgatatgagggtgatgtgagatgcagggggggtgtatgagggtgatgtgagatgcaggggggtggtatatgagggtgatgtgagatgcagggggggtatatgagggagatgtgagatgcagggggggtatatgagggtgatgtgagatgtaggggggtgatatgagggagatgtgagatgcaggggggtgatatgagggtgatgtgagatgcagggggggtataTGAGGgtaatgtgagatgcaggggtgtatatgagggtgatgtgagatgcagggggggtataTGAGGGTAATGTGAGATGCGGGGGTGTATAtgagggggatgtgagatgcgggggtgtatatgagggtgatgtgagatacaggtggggtatatgagggtgatgtgagatacagggggggtaTATGAGGGTgctgtgagatacaggggggtatatgagggtgatgtgagatacagggggggtatatgagggtgatgtgagatacagggggggtatatgagggtgatgtgagatacagggggggtatatgagggtgatgtgagatacaggggggtaTATgcgggtgatgtgagatacagggggggtaTATGAGGGTgctgtgagatacagggggggtaTATGAGGGTgctgtgagatacagggggggtatatgagggtgatgtgagatacaggggggtatatgagggtgatgtgagattgtaaggaatcggagaacacgtcctttgcgatgtgttccctccttacctgtctctgCACAGACCTCTGCTCTGGCACCAGCGTGTGTGCGCACCCcagctctgcttacagagcacgCACAGCTCTTCTAGCGCTGCcacagagcttagctccgcccctcGGATGCGCCACGCTTCTCTCGCTCACggcgcgctcacgtgacgtcgtgcaccactccccagctgcgaggcaACTAATCTtatgccacttgtctcctgcagcctatcgcgGCTCCCTCTGGGgctgcgcctccgctccgcctcctgtccTATTGGCGAACGCCAGCTATTTATGCCCTGCTCATGCtcagagtcattgctgagcataacttgttgtagccttgtgctcctgcgtctgttgtgccttgctcttgtcgcgctctctcttgcagtttttggattctacgtgtaccgacccagcttgacTACTGAACCCCCTCTGGATATCGACCCTGGCTTACCCTCGAATACgtgtatctctccaacccagacaacGTCTCTACAGACTTCTACGATTCTGatatctccaaccccagaccacggcttaacggacttccactattctgacctctccatcccaagaccttggcaagtatctggactaacacgctctctccaaacaagacccttttacgttgacaatccgcctgccaggcacgcttccgctgctgtgggtgcgtggttctacacttccccacctcagtaccagggtcctgtcttgctcgtgggtagCGCAaatgttacagtatgctcagctcaACGAACATGGTCCTCCCTGAGGGGCGCCAAGCCCTGTCTTCTATCTCTGAGCATTTCCAATACAATCAGATTGCTTCCCTGACTCATAAGTCTGGCAACAGTTTCTCTACATCAATTCCAATCCAGAATTTATAGGCCTGCTACTCTGTCTGTTCCTTCCCCTGAAGCTTCTCTCTCTCTTGagccacgtctccccactcccaatCGCTATGCAGGAGATCCCCATGGAAGCcgaggtttcctcaaccaatgtgacATACAGTTCGAGTTAACCCCCTTCCCGCTTCCCTTCTGATAGATCTAGGGTGGCGTATATTATCGCTCTATTAACCGGAGACGCCTTGGCGTGGGCATCCCACATCTGGGAACAGAGACGTGAGCTTATCCAAGATTTCCCACGCTTCAAGAAAGAATTTAAGCAGGTCTTCGAAACCCCTGGCCGTAAGATTACTGCTGCCTCTTCATTGTTTCACATTTCACAGGGTCACAGATCGGTTGCAAGATACGCTCTTGAATTTCGGACCATTGCTGCGCAGACGGGCTGGAATGATGAGGCCTTATCAGCAGCCTTCTGGCAGGATCTCTCAGACACATTAAAGAATGAATTGGCTGCTCAGGAAAGATCCATGATGCTTGAGGATCTTATTGCCGTATGTATTAGAGTGGAACAACGCCTTCAGGAAAGGAGGCTTGAACGCCATCACTCACGTTCTCACACTTCGTTTGCTCCTATCTCCAATCTATCTCCTGCCATTCTCCCAGCTCTTGAGGATCCGGAACCTATGCAGTTGGGAAGTCACCAACTTTCCCCTTCAAAGAAACAATGTCGGAGGACTGGGGGATGATGTCTCTACTGCGGACTGTCGGGTCACCTGGTGCTTCACTGTCCcacgaagccgggaaacgccaacacctAATGAGGTATGCGGGGGTCTCATTGGGTACCATTTCCTCTTCCCCTTCTACTAAGAAAGGTCTGCCTACGAGGGTCATGCTTTCAATCTTCCTTGAGGGTCCTGGCTTTCtaactcctgcctctgccttcatcgattccgggtctgggggaaattttgtggatcaagattttgctactaaACATAAGATTCCTCTGGTCAAGAATTCGGTGCCTGTGGTTCTGTAGGCTATCGACGGACGTCCTCTTCAGCCAGCCTTTATCTCATTGGAAACTCCTACTCTTACTCTCTCCACTATTGACGGTCACAAGGAGGAGATCTCACTGGACGTTATCCACTTACCCTCCGTACAGGAAATTGTGGGCCTCCCTTGGCTCCAACAACTCAACCCGCTTATATACTGGACAGACAAGAAACCTATACAATGGGGTGTTGCTTCTGAAGTTACTCCTGTTCCCCCGGTGCAACTTATCGCTGGTGTAGAGACCAGTGTCCTGCCAAACCCATGCTTCCTGAAGTATATGCAGATTTCATTGACGTCTTTGATAAAGTCTGTTCTGAAATTCTTCCCCCTCACTGTCCTTATGATTGCCCTATCGATCTTCTGCCCCGTGCCATCCTTCCTAAAGGTAGATCTTATCCTTTGtctcttccagagactaaagCTATGTCTGAGTATAATCAGGAAACTTAAAGAGAGGCTTTATTAGGACTTCTTCCTGTCCAGCTGGGGCTGGgttcttttttgttaagaagaaaGATGGCTCTCTCCGCCAATGCATAGACtatagaggtcttaacaaaataagcaaaacaagaaacacaaaagcgcaccaagatgagagatagatattgtattagcaacaaataataaaattagtaacttacatataaaatttctttaataatccccgattctggtgtctatcacaggagtagggcatcacataggaagtatgaagggtaatctcagttctgagagatcagacccgcgcgctggggctgtctctgttcactctcctgtcctccacgtgtggtagcgtggtgcagagtgtagcacacatgtgcaggaaccggggccttcaataggtgtccttaggatgcctgtccgtttttgatagcatagaaacgatcggaaataagcaggaacggtacacttgagtgtgtactggtggtgggtagtaaaaccgccagccacaacagtcttaacaaaataaccctgaagaaccgttaccccttGCTGCTCATTTCAGAACTGTTTGATCATCTACAAGGTTCTTCCATTTTTTCTAAACTCGATCACCGTGGGGCCTACAATCTCTTACGAcaaggggacgaatggaagacggccttcaatacgagagacggccattacgaatatttggtcatgccttttggGCTCTGTTATGCCCCAGCTGTCTTTCAAGAATTCGTGAATGATATTTTTCAGGATGTCCTCAACACTTTTGTAATTGTCTACCTcaatgatattcttattttttctaaatctctATCCGAACATATCCAGCACACCAAATTATTTCTCTCCCATCTTCGCGAGAACCAAGATGGAGAAAAGTATTTTCCATCAAACTTCCACTTCCTTCTTAGGCTACATGATCTCTGACAagggcttctccatggatcccgATAAACTCAAGGCAGTTGTAGATTGGGCCCAACCCACTTCTCTCAAGGCGATTCTGCGGTTccttggcttcgccaattattatcgtaaatgtATTCGTAATTTTTCCGCCACAGTGGCTCCCATCACCGCTCTGACTAAGAAAGATGCGGATACTTCTTCCTGGTCTCCTGAAGCATGCCAGGACTTTGAAACTCTCAAAAAGGCATTCGTCTCCACTCCCATCTTACGTCATCCGGACCCTAAACTTCCTTTCACTTTGGAAGTAGACGCCTCGGATATTGGAGCTTGAGCCGTACTCTCACAGAGACAGTTTCCCCAGGATAagctacacccctgtgggtttttctcaAAGAAATTCTCTCCCATGGAGCAAAACTACGATGTTGGCAACAGAGAACTCTTGGCCATCAATCTTGCTgtgcaagagtggagacacctcctggagggCACTGAAAACCCGATTTCAATCCAAACGGACCATAAAAATCTCTTATACATCGTCGTCTCGGTTCCTGCCAGGCTTGCTAGGCGCtgttcttttccagattcaaCTACATCATTTcctacattcctggtaccaagaATCTAAAGGCCGACACCTTATCCCGTCAATTCGTCAGTGAAGACAAATACGAAGACATTCCTGAGACCATCTTACCCGCCAAATATGTCATCTCGGCTAACTCTTTCGACGTACTGGACAAGATCCTGGAGACTCAGACGCTCATTCCCGAGGGTATAGCGGTGCCGGAGGGCTGCTTGTATGCTGCACCTCAAATTCAGCAGAAGATccttgagtggggtcactcctctaagtcTGCCGCGCACCCTGGTACAAAGAGAACCTCCTATCTAATCAGActcaccttttggtggcccaatatgctTAAGGATATCAAAGAATTCATCAGCTCATGTTCCACCTGTGCCCGCAATAAGCCGTCTGGTCTGCTTCGCCCCTTACCCATACCTGACCGACCGTGGACCCAcctctcaatggactttattgtcgagctTCCTGTCTCTGgtgggatgaatactattctcttattgttgataggttttccaaacaggcccatttcattcccctcaagggtcttccaaATTCTGCCACTCTAGCAGAAATTTATATCAAAGAAATATTTCGTATTCACGGAGTTCCACTCTCTATTGTATCCGACCGGGGATCACAGTTTGTCTCGAAGTTTTGGCGGGCCTTTGCTCAAAGGTTGGATAtcactcttcttttttcttctgggtaccatccccagaccaacggacagaccgaaagaacaaaccagtcattagagcaatatcTGCGATGCTTTATCTCTGAGGCACAGGATAACTGGGTGGAACTActcccatgggccgaatttgcccaTAACTCCCTCAGAAACGAGTCCACCCAAGaatcacccttttttttttttataaattatgggttccatccaGCTCGTCTTCCTATTTCTTCCAATCCTTCCGGAGTCCCAGCAGCAGATTCCAGAGTAAACGTGCTCCAAAATTCTTGGAAGAAGATCCAAAAGACTCTACAGGAAGCAGTACTCAGAAAAAAGACACAGGCGGATCGCCATCGCCGTAAGGCACCcaagtttaggccaggagacaaagtGTGACTTTCATCCAAGAACATAAGATTGAAGACAACTACACTGAAACTGGCTCCAAGATTCCTGGGTCCATTTATCATTCTCGAACAGGTCAATCCCGTGGCTTACCGCTTGCAACTGCCTCAGTCTATGAGAATCTTGGCAGTCTTCCACGTCTCATTGTTAAAACCTGTTTTTCAACGTTCGCAGTTCCCTGACATCGCGCCCAAACCTCCACCTGTCATCGTACAGGGTCAAGAAGAATTTGATTCTAGTTACTCCAGAGTTGTCCAATTCCTCATACACTGGAAAGGCTTTGGACCGGAGCAACACTCATGGATACCTCTTCATCAAATTCGCGCTCCCGACTTGTTGAGGCGGTTCCACACCAGGTTCCCGCACAAGCCTTATGGGAATCATCCTGAGGACCTTCACTCTGACACCAGCATGTGCGCGcaaccccgctctgcttacagagcacgCACAGCTCTTCTTGCGCTaccacggagcttagctctgccccctcGGATGTGCTGCGCTTCTCTTATGCATGGCGCGCTCATGTGacgtcgtgcaccgctccccagctgtgagGCAACTAATCATATGCCACTTGTCTACTGCAGCCTATCGCGGCTCCTGCTGGGGCTatacctccgctccgcctcctgtccTATTGGCCCACGCCAGCTACTTATACCCTACTCATGCtcagagtcattgctgagcataacttgttgtattgatactgtgggtagaatagaaccccaatggagagcactctgcAGACGCACAATATACAGGGGACAGGAATAGGGGTGTATATAATGATGAGTGAATTGTGCacattaaaacactttattagagtcTTGACTCAATGTTAAAATACAGACTCTAAATACCAAAATAAATGAGACTCATATGAGCCagaaaagcgcagcgaaagtaaaatataTGTACCAGGTCTCACGTGTGGAGTGTAAGCTAATATCCCTGATGATATGTGCGGGTTACAGCTAAGTGGTATCAAACCCCATTGGAATCTGTGAGTGTAGTGTtcaaacacagacacagccactagtggctatatatatacacgtaccgGGTAGTGGTATGTGTGATAGTAGTCTTAATCACACAGTATACACAAGTAGGTACATCAAGTGGGTGTGATAATAGTCTtaatcacacaatatacacaggtAGGTACACCAGGTGGGTGTACATATAGTATACACGGTGGAGTATGGCAGGTAAGTATATCTGCTTCTGTGCTCACACAGGGGTAGACCATTCAAGTCAGGAGCTCAAGGTGGTCATGGATATATATTGGTCACACAATATGTGCAGATAATAACACCAGATATATATTTCTGCAGTATGCACATATGAGCACTTTAGGTGAGTGTTTAACCCTCTGTGTTCCTGATCAGCAGGTCACTGCTATGTTGCCTGTGTAGTGCTGCAAGTCTAAGTACTGCAGCAATATTAAGagcactcacacatactctctgaccactaccATTTTGCAGCTGTCATAGAAGGTGTATCTGCAACAAATTAGGAGGTCGTTCATCCAAtgggtggaaaaaataaaaattgtagtacacaagtagtgtctacatacactcagAACCATAAAAACGTGAGGAACTGGTCACATAAAAAACGGACAGAGATCGTGGTAATGCTCAGTGGCTATGCATACATAGGCTAATGCTCCGTTGCTCAATAAACGCACAGTCTCTGCTCGTGTAAATTAGGTTGAGATAAAGTATACCATGCTAACTCTCTGTATGGGAGTTAGTTTGGGTACAGGacacgctccgatcacgagcgttagtcccgcccccttgacgtgatgacgtcactgtcactgtcactgactGTGCGTTTATTGAGCAACGGAGCATTAGCCTATGTATGCATAGCCACTGAGCATTACCACGATCTCTGTCCGTTTTTTATGTGACCAGTTCCTCACGTTTTTATGGTTctgagtgtatgtagacactacttgtgtactacaatttTAAATTTTTTCCACCCATTGGATGAACGACCTCCTAATTTGTTGCAGATACACCTTCTATGACAGCTGCAAAATggtagtggtcagagagtatgtgtgagtgctCTTAATATTGCTGCAGTACTTAGACTTGCAGCACTACACAGGCAACACAGCAGTGACCTGCTGATCAGGAACACAGAGGGTTAAACACTCACCTAAAGTGCTCATATGTGCATACTGCAGAAATATATATCTGGTGTTATTATCTGCACATATTGTGTGACCAATATATATCCATGACCACCTTGAGCTCCTGACTTGAATGGTCTACCCCTGTGTGAGCACAGAAGCAGATATACTTACCTGCCATACTCCACCGTGTATACTATATGTACACCCACCTGGTGTACCTacctgtgtatattgtgtgattaAGACTATTATCACACCCACTTGATGTACCTACTTGTGTATACTGTGTGATTAAGACTACTATCACACATACCACTACCcggtacgtgtatatatatagccactagtggctgtgtctgtgtttgaACACTACACTCACAGATTCCAATGGGGTTTGATACCACTTAGCTGTAACCCGCACATATCATCAGGGATATTAGCTTACACTCCACACGTGAGACCTGGTACAtatattttactttcgctgcgcttttctGGCTCACATGAGTCTCATTTATTTTGGTATTTAGCGTCTGTATTTTAACATTGAGTCAAgactctaataaagtgttttaatgtGCACAATTCACTCATCATTATATACACCCCTATTCCTGTCCCCTGTATATTGTGCGTCTgcagagtgctctccattggggttctattcTACCCACAGTATCAATTCATTATTCACCCCAGATAGCAGCACCTCGGAGAATATAGATTTAGCAGTTGCGAGGGTTCTctttcccttccccaccccccactctaCCCTAGTGTTTaccataacttgttgtagccttgtgctcctGCATCTGTTGTTCCTTGCTCGTCTCGCTTTCTCTCGCAGTTTTTGGATTcaatgtgtaccgacccggcttgactactGAACCACCTCTGGAtatcgaccccggcttaccctcgactacgtgtatctctccaacccagaacaCGGCTTTATGGACTTCTACGATTCTGAtatctccaatcccagaccacggcttaacggacttccactattctgacctctccatcccaagaccttggcaagaaTCTGGACTAAcccgctctctccaacccagacccggcaatgTTGACAATCCGCCTACTAGGCACGCTACAGCTGCTGTAGgtgcgtggttctatacttccccacctcagtaccgggtcctgtcttgctcgtgggtagTGCAAGCGTTACAGAGATGTAtatgtgggtgatgtgagatgcaggggggtgggtatatcgttttataaaaaattatattgtgtCTAAAGTGAttagtgtcacggtaacttatgacaagatataatgaacaccaaatatctgggttgaactgaacgaggcttagatataataaaatatatttattccttaaaaaggtgaacacagcaatatagtacaattaacaggcaagaaggtaacacttacttagggttggggaatggagaagtatcagcaagcaattctccagcaatccggtgacattcaagatgaaatcagaagaactacaagaactgtagggttgacacagtttatatacctttgtaaccctattcttaacattgaatacagactattggtgaacaattatctgtatccaatccctaacgtggaaacacagtttaaccaatgccccccagctagttagccaatgcgtactgggactctgagggtcttatttctgtagccccataattaaatcgggggcgacgaccagtctaccagatgaagtatctggcaggatcttcattgtttgtaggtgtagatataacacttacaaaccactccagtttgatgcttctccgccctcaggtaaacagttagagtggcagagtcttttgatcagtacttggttcctagactttgagtcgcccccctgaccatttgcattcctttgtgtgaaggaatctgcgtgggtttttatccccgccttgaaatacaatattaaagttaaaacacagacatattaaaatatccggttccgttaggtccagcgggtccaaactttccagatcttaatgccggaactgggacatcatatgatccaagtttcagcctgctgcgaccttcagaaccagagatacacaaataccacttaaaccgtttcatactttaacacaaaattctccactgtaaaataaatcacagtttgtcactaaatccccattgtggtgcagacactgacattatagtgaaacatgggaacaggggaacatacagtttcctgacatgacaaggtgtaagtcacattcctggaccgcagtccagttaaccccttgcctccctggtgaggtcagggggtggccatatggggtgcaacccctttaataccgggccaacacccctctccctctacaattaGTGCTCCCAAAAATAAACtgtgcttcccaccaccccataaacaagTGTGCATAAGAAGGGgcaaatcttgtcccctttgcaGTGCCTTGTTGTTGTAAGTACAATTTGagatcaaaaaataataattgtgcatgaGTAAAAACAGAATAGAATCAAAAATAAAAGTGGTTTGTAACAGTGAACTACGGTATCTGGACCCTCCAAAAAGTGACGGACAGCTGCCAACCTCAGGTCATGATGAATGATTGAGTAAAGAGACgtcacgtcaagggtgacccgGATATATTGTTTACCCCATCGGACATTTCCAAGTTGTGCAAGTAAGTCTCCTGAGTCCAATATAAATGAAGGAAGATTTCTAACATAAGGCTGTAGGTAACAGTTGACATAACGAGAAAGTCCATCTCCTAAAGATCCAATACTTGAGACAACTGGTCGGCCAGGAAGgccgaccaatgtcttatggatctttgggagatggtgaaagattgGGATTAACCGGACAGGGATTAACTATAAATCTAATTTTCTCTTTAGGCAGAACCTTAAGTTCAGTGCCTTGGTCAATGAGATCCATAAACATCCTCAAAAATTCACTGGTGGGGTCTGATAGTAGTTCCGAGTAGAAGGACACATCATCAAGTTGGCGTAAGGCCTCCTTAAGAGAGTCCAttctactctgaaccaccacctCGTCTCCTTTGTCAGCATTCTTAATGACTATTGCAGTGTCCTTCTGCAAAGTCTCAATCGCCATTTTCTCATCTCTG from Ascaphus truei isolate aAscTru1 chromosome 17, aAscTru1.hap1, whole genome shotgun sequence carries:
- the LOC142468437 gene encoding uncharacterized protein LOC142468437, which encodes MEKSIFHQTSTSFLGYMISDKGFSMDPDKLKAVVDWAQPTSLKAILRFLGFANYYRKCIRNFSATVAPITALTKKDADTSSWSPEACQDFETLKKAFVSTPILRHPDPKLPFTLEVDASDIGA